The Papio anubis isolate 15944 chromosome 1, Panubis1.0, whole genome shotgun sequence genome window below encodes:
- the SLC6A9 gene encoding sodium- and chloride-dependent glycine transporter 1 isoform X9 — translation MSGGDTRAAIARPGMAVAHGPVAPSSPGQVTLLPVQRSFFLPRFSRATPSISLAESALKVWHEAYNSGLLPQLMAQHSLAMAQNGAVPSEATKRDQNLKRGNWGNQIEFVLTSVGYAVGLGNVWRFPYLCYRNGGGAFMFPYFIMLIFCGIPLFFMELSFGQFASQGCLGVWRISPMFKGVGYGMMVVSTYIGIYYNVVICIAFYYFFSSMTHVLPWAYCNNPWNTRDCAGVLDASNLTNGSRPATLPSNLSHLLNHSLQRTSPSEEYWRLYVLKLSDDIGNFGEVRLPLLGCLGVSWVVVFLCLIRGVKSSGKVVYFTATFPYVVLTILFVRGVTLEGAFTGIMYYLTPQWDKILEAKVWGDAASQIFYSLGCAWGGLITMASYNKFHNNCYRDSVIISITNCATSVYAGFVIFSILGFMASHLGVDVSRVADHGPGLAFVAYPEALTLLPISPLWSLLFFFMLILLGLGTQFCLLETLVTAIVDEVGNEWILQKKTYVTLGVAVAGFLLGIPLTSQAGIYWLLLMDNYAASFSLVVISCIMCVAIMYIYGHRNYFQDIQMMLGFPPPLFFQICWRFVSPAIIFFILVFTVIQYQPITYNHYQYPGWAVAIGFLMALSSVLCIPLYAMFRLCRTDGDTLLQRLKNATKPSRDWGPALLEHRTGRYAPTIIPSPDDGFEVQPLHPDKAQIPIVGSNGSSRLQDSRI, via the exons ATGAGCGGCGGAGACACGCGGGCTGCCATCGCTCGCCCCGGGATGGCCGTGGCTCATGGACCTGTGGCCCCCTCTTCCCCAGGACAG GTGACGCTTCTCCCTGTTCAGAGATCCTTCTTCCTGCCGCGCTTTTCCAGAGCCACTCCTTCCATTTCCCTAGCAGAGTCTGCCCTCAAAGTCTGGCATGAGGCCTACAACTCTGGTCTCCTTCCCCAACTCATGGCCCAGCACTCCCTAGCCATGGCCCAG AATGGTGCTGTGCCCAGCGAGGCCACCAAGAGGGACCAGAACCTCAAACGGGGCAACTGGGGCAACCAGATCGAGTTTGTACTGACGAGCGTGGGCTATGCCGTGGGCCTGGGCAATGTCTGGCGCTTCCCATACCTCTGCTATCGCAACGGGGGAG GCGCCTTCATGTTCCCCTACTTCATCATGCTCATCTTCTGCGGGATCCCTCTCTTCTTCATGGAGCTCTCCTTCGGCCAGTTTGCGAGCCAGGGGTGCCTGGGGGTCTGGAGGATcagccccatgtttaaag GCGTGGGCTATGGTATGATGGTGGTGTCCACCTACATCGGTATCTACTACAACGTGGTCATCTGCATTGCCTTCTACTACTTCTTCTCGTCCATGACGCACGTGCTGCCCTGGGCTTACTGCAATAACCCCTGGAACACGCGTGACTGTGCTGGTGTGCTGGACGCCTCCAACCTCACCAATGGCTCTCGgccagccaccttgcccagcaaCCTCTCCCACCTGCTCAACCACAGCCTCCAGAGGACCAGCCCCAGCGAGGAGTACTGGAG GCTGTACGTGCTGAAGCTGTCAGACGACATCGGGAACTTTGGGGAGGTGCGGCTGCCCCTCCTTGGCTGCCTCGGTGTCTCCTGGGTGGTCGTCTTCCTCTGCCTCATCCGAGGGGTCAAGTCTTCAGGGAAA GTGGTGTACTTCACAGCCACGTTCCCCTACGTGGTGCTGACCATTCTGTTTGTCCGCGGAGTGACCCTGGAGGGAGCCTTCACCGGCATCATGTACTACCTAACCCCACAGTGGGACAAGAtcctggaggccaag GTGTGGGGTGATGCCGCCTCCCAGATCTTCTACTCACTGGGCTGCGCGTGGGGAGGCCTCATCACCATGGCTTCCTACAACAAGTTCCACAATAACTGTTACCG GGACAGCGTCATCATCAGCATCACCAACTGTGCCACCAGCGTCTATGCGGGCTTCGTCATCTTCTCCATCCTCGGCTTCATGGCCAGTCACCTGGGCGTGGATGTGTCCCGCGTGGCAGACCACGGCCCCGGCCTGGCCTTCGTGGCTTACCCTGAGGCCCTCACACTACTTCCCATCTCCCCGCTGTGGTCTCTGCTCTTCTTCTTCATGCTCATCCTGCTGGGGCTGGGCACTCAG TTCTGCCTCCTGGAGACGCTGGTCACAGCCATTGTGGATGAGGTGGGGAATGAGTGGATCCTGCAGAAAAAGACCTATGTGACCTTGGGTGTGGCTGTGGCTGGCTTCCTGCTGGGCATCCCCCTCACCAGCCAG GCAGGCATCTACTGGCTGCTGCTGATGGACAACTATGCGGCCAGCTTCTCTTTGGTGGTCATCTCCTGCATCATGTGTGTGGCCATCATGTACATCTATG GGCACCGGAACTACTTCCAGGACATCCAGATGATGCTGGGCTTCCCACCGCCCCTCTTCTTTCAGATCTGCTGGCGCTTCGTCTCTCCCGCCATCATCTTC TTTATTCTAGTTTTCACTGTGATCCAGTACCAGCCGATCACCTACAACCACTACCAGTACCCAGGCTGGGCCGTGGCCATTGGCTTCCTCATGGCTCTGTCCTCCGTCCTCTGCATCCCCCTCTACGCCATGTTCCGGCTCTGCCGCACAGACGGGG